In Rutidosis leptorrhynchoides isolate AG116_Rl617_1_P2 chromosome 2, CSIRO_AGI_Rlap_v1, whole genome shotgun sequence, one genomic interval encodes:
- the LOC139893387 gene encoding uncharacterized protein, producing MEKTKNRYTLTELLRQNKGSYKVDPFTCELTLVEFDNTRTWYYNSCSHPKCRKKIRPIGNTNKCPTREDQEDNFWAYFTDGPAIAAFTFFSKEENMIIGHTCHTLVTVMCHRQKLITPQLMKAKEQHIYCSFVIAQARTEDYLSLSWTTCSP from the exons ATGGAAAAAACAAAGAATAGGTACACACTCACCGAACTTCTGCGACAAAACAAAGGAAGCTATAAG GTAGATCCATTCACATGCGAACTTACGTTAGTTGAATTCGATAACACCAGAACTTGGTATTACAACAGCTGCAGCCACCCAAAATGTAGGAAAAAAATCCGGCCCATCGGAAACACCAACAAATGTCCAACCCGCGAAGACCAAGAAGACAACTTTTG GGCGTACTTCACAGATGGTCCAGCAATCGCGGCTTTCACATTTTTCTCAAAAGAGGAGAACATGATAATCGGACACACATGTCACACATTAGTGACTGTCATGTGCCACCGACAAAAGCTCATAACACCACAACTAATGAAAGCGAAGGAACAACACATATACTGTAGTTTCGTTATAGCTCAAGCACGAACAGAGGATTACCTCAGTTTATCGTGGACAACGTGTTCCCCATAA